A single Bacteroidota bacterium DNA region contains:
- a CDS encoding DUF4065 domain-containing protein: protein MNTKLSQKQIGQRVTDLRKMKGLSQENLAKSVKISRPSLAQIELGNRSVDVLELQRLSLVLGFSMDDFMSKNFTMSQDLEGKAEAKSKKTNERISVPTLQVNKFKNVLLYILERCAGKPNVGETVLYKLLYFSDFNYYELYEEHLTGAKYRKLPYGPVPQKIDTIIGQMMEKGLMQRIKTEYYDKMQTRYIPLVKADLTELKASEKEMIDKVIEQMSDWSASAISSYSHKDMPWIASKEGEEINYELAFYRDAPFSVRNYGDEIEEQ from the coding sequence ATGAACACAAAACTCTCACAGAAACAAATTGGTCAGAGGGTAACTGATCTTCGTAAAATGAAAGGGTTGTCACAGGAAAATTTAGCGAAAAGTGTCAAAATTTCCAGGCCGTCTTTGGCTCAAATTGAGTTAGGGAACAGAAGTGTTGATGTGCTTGAATTGCAAAGGTTGTCTTTGGTCCTGGGTTTTTCAATGGATGATTTCATGTCTAAAAACTTTACTATGAGCCAGGATTTAGAAGGTAAAGCCGAAGCAAAGTCAAAGAAAACAAATGAACGAATTTCTGTTCCAACTCTGCAAGTCAACAAGTTTAAAAATGTGTTGCTCTACATTTTAGAAAGATGTGCAGGTAAACCCAATGTTGGCGAAACGGTGCTTTACAAACTGCTTTACTTTTCTGATTTCAACTACTACGAATTGTATGAAGAACATTTGACTGGTGCAAAATATCGCAAGTTGCCATATGGTCCTGTTCCGCAAAAGATAGACACCATTATTGGTCAGATGATGGAAAAGGGATTGATGCAAAGAATTAAAACGGAGTACTATGACAAGATGCAAACTCGTTACATTCCTCTTGTGAAAGCTGATTTGACAGAGTTGAAAGCAAGCGAAAAGGAAATGATTGATAAAGTGATTGAACAAATGAGTGACTGGTCTGCATCTGCTATTAGTAGTTATTCTCATAAAGATATGCCCTGGATTGCCTCAAAAGAAGGAGAAGAGATAAATTACGAATTAGCTTTTTACAGAGATGCTCCTTTCTCGGTAAGGAACTATGGAGACGAAATTGAAGAACAATGA